Proteins encoded in a region of the Teredinibacter purpureus genome:
- the fliK gene encoding flagellar hook-length control protein FliK, with product MEIPPINTPTGTQGSIRSRSTPTNSTASLVKLVNATPNQTVNVTVEQQTVVTVEQRQALIKSLTTPPSPASSSTAGKNDSTQHPNQNPTPIATARPTVSKALLQLLEASPSLHFLRVKLQPTANNSTLPKTFTLLSPVSLSISSAVNIQVRADGNAQLLQGAHNTPTSQLTAKADTQTSDLFKSARDYVIKNAPTANIERQSPTVESRQTTSTLQTLQHALRLHMPYQQPLKNSVTTINTLHKALNTLPSALKTHVVNPNLLNAVTRLTQPNIQSASQLSPQNIKHIIQQSGPYLENNIRANMDKPTQSLTNSTSALPFKYDTKNLLLQIFTEASKSSPEPLPTNRPDPASTTLQHTLSRAATLLREFSPLIDTLKQLTTNAAVAPKQSLELKTQIARILTAASAIGLANISANQIRQLLNRSTDVNTGPVMLEFSLKLQEHIIPVSLQLTPYYATPEQESDTPPPNNAAKKQKAQRWTLFMTLELDDYGPLATEITLTGNRITTRFWSEHEDVRSRTAARLTALKALLEEKGLDVEDLRLEAGKPPTMAMPIKQTLIDIRT from the coding sequence ATGGAAATACCACCGATTAATACCCCCACGGGCACGCAAGGTAGTATTCGAAGTCGCAGTACACCAACAAACTCGACTGCTTCACTGGTTAAATTAGTTAATGCTACACCCAACCAAACCGTTAACGTAACAGTCGAGCAACAAACAGTGGTAACTGTCGAGCAAAGACAAGCGCTAATCAAAAGCCTGACCACACCGCCTTCACCGGCCTCTAGCAGTACCGCAGGAAAAAACGACTCGACACAACACCCAAACCAAAACCCAACACCAATAGCGACGGCACGCCCAACAGTATCGAAGGCGCTACTACAACTGCTTGAAGCGTCACCGTCACTGCACTTTTTACGCGTAAAATTGCAACCCACGGCTAACAATTCAACGCTTCCCAAAACCTTTACACTACTCTCACCGGTTTCACTCAGCATAAGCAGTGCCGTTAATATTCAAGTACGTGCCGATGGCAATGCGCAACTATTGCAAGGCGCTCACAATACCCCAACGAGCCAACTTACGGCCAAGGCCGATACGCAAACATCCGACCTGTTTAAAAGCGCACGCGATTACGTGATAAAAAACGCACCGACAGCCAATATCGAACGCCAATCGCCCACGGTCGAATCGAGACAAACCACAAGCACGCTTCAAACATTACAACACGCGCTGCGTCTACACATGCCCTACCAACAACCCCTGAAAAATAGCGTAACAACGATAAACACGCTGCATAAGGCGCTTAATACACTCCCTTCAGCACTTAAAACCCACGTTGTTAATCCAAATTTGCTCAACGCGGTTACACGCCTTACTCAACCGAATATACAATCTGCGTCCCAATTGTCGCCACAAAATATTAAACACATAATCCAGCAGAGCGGGCCTTATCTCGAAAATAATATTCGAGCCAACATGGATAAACCAACGCAATCATTGACCAACTCCACTAGCGCATTGCCATTTAAATACGACACTAAAAATCTTTTACTGCAAATATTTACCGAAGCGTCGAAAAGCTCACCCGAGCCTCTACCCACAAACCGTCCCGATCCAGCGAGCACAACCTTGCAACACACGCTTTCACGTGCGGCAACGCTATTACGCGAATTCTCCCCGCTTATCGATACCTTAAAACAACTGACTACCAATGCCGCAGTCGCTCCAAAACAATCGCTCGAGCTCAAAACTCAAATAGCCCGTATTTTGACAGCCGCCTCAGCCATAGGGCTCGCCAATATTTCCGCCAATCAAATTCGTCAACTACTCAATCGTTCAACCGACGTAAACACCGGGCCCGTGATGCTGGAGTTTTCGCTTAAACTTCAGGAACACATCATTCCCGTTAGCCTGCAACTTACCCCTTACTACGCAACACCAGAGCAAGAAAGCGATACGCCTCCACCGAACAACGCTGCCAAAAAACAAAAAGCGCAGCGCTGGACCCTTTTTATGACGCTAGAGCTTGACGACTACGGCCCGCTTGCGACGGAAATAACCCTAACGGGTAATCGAATAACCACCCGTTTTTGGAGTGAACACGAAGACGTGAGGTCTCGAACCGCTGCACG
- the ccmB gene encoding heme exporter protein CcmB: MIRLPSLGSVFSASLRRELLLGFRNRGDMANPAIFFLCVVVFVPLGISPEAKVLATLAPGIIWIVALLATLLSLDRLFQADYEDGCLEQMVLSGQSLYWLVIAKVIVHWLITGLPLILLAPVLGVMMSLPEAGYWPMVVSLLLGTGSLSLIGSIGAALTVALRRGGLLLSLIIMPLYVPVLIFGSGVVRNAIEGFPIDGQLAILGAFLAGSLMLAPLAAAGALKIGLDH, from the coding sequence ATGATTAGATTACCGTCATTGGGGTCAGTTTTCTCGGCTAGCTTACGGCGTGAGCTGTTGTTAGGTTTTCGTAATCGTGGCGATATGGCGAATCCCGCTATATTTTTTCTTTGTGTAGTGGTTTTCGTGCCTTTGGGTATTAGCCCAGAAGCAAAGGTGTTAGCCACACTCGCCCCAGGAATAATCTGGATAGTGGCGTTACTGGCAACGCTACTGTCATTAGATAGGCTTTTTCAAGCGGATTATGAAGACGGTTGTCTTGAGCAGATGGTGTTAAGTGGGCAATCGCTCTATTGGCTTGTTATTGCGAAAGTGATTGTTCATTGGCTCATTACAGGGCTTCCGCTTATCTTGCTAGCGCCAGTACTTGGTGTAATGATGTCGTTGCCAGAAGCGGGGTATTGGCCAATGGTCGTTTCACTGTTACTCGGTACCGGAAGCCTTAGCCTTATAGGCTCCATAGGCGCGGCGCTAACAGTGGCCTTAAGGCGCGGCGGGCTGTTATTATCGCTGATTATCATGCCGCTTTATGTGCCGGTTCTCATCTTTGGGTCGGGCGTGGTGCGCAATGCAATAGAAGGTTTCCCTATCGACGGGCAGCTGGCTATTCTAGGGGCGTTTTTAGCGGGGTCTCTTATGTTGGCACCACTGGCGGCGGCAGGTGCGTTAAAAATTGGTCTAGATCATTAA
- the ccmA gene encoding cytochrome c biogenesis heme-transporting ATPase CcmA, with product MPFQLSLTNLACEREERLLFSGVNATYGAGDIVQVAGPNGVGKTTLLKMIVGRLMPAQGRIDWTPIQRCDEPPSLYESLLYIGHQPAVKASLTALENLQWYFGLNGVKSINDVSSPSLADYEKALDKVGLSGYEHVECCQMSAGQQRRVALARLFLSFAPLWILDEPFTAIDTRGVQALETQIQQHAERGGIVLLTTHQTLAIQTVKILDLAHFLPENPCVGGEKPLMTGPLND from the coding sequence TTGCCTTTCCAACTTTCACTCACCAATCTTGCGTGTGAGCGCGAAGAACGTTTACTGTTTAGTGGCGTGAACGCAACCTATGGGGCCGGGGATATCGTCCAAGTGGCAGGGCCAAACGGTGTGGGGAAAACAACGTTACTCAAAATGATTGTAGGGCGCTTAATGCCCGCGCAAGGCAGAATAGACTGGACCCCCATTCAGCGGTGTGATGAGCCGCCTTCCCTGTATGAATCTCTGCTTTATATTGGTCATCAGCCGGCGGTTAAAGCATCCTTAACCGCTCTCGAAAACTTACAGTGGTACTTTGGTCTTAATGGCGTTAAGTCTATCAACGACGTTTCTTCACCCTCCCTTGCAGACTACGAGAAGGCGCTCGACAAGGTTGGGCTTTCCGGTTATGAGCATGTTGAATGCTGTCAGATGTCGGCGGGGCAGCAGCGACGAGTTGCATTAGCGCGTCTGTTCTTAAGCTTTGCGCCGCTATGGATATTGGATGAGCCTTTTACGGCCATTGATACACGCGGTGTTCAGGCGCTAGAAACACAGATACAGCAACACGCCGAACGGGGTGGTATTGTCTTGCTTACTACTCATCAAACGCTTGCCATTCAAACGGTTAAAATCTTGGATCTTGCGCATTTTTTGCCCGAGAACCCATGCGTAGGTGGTGAAAAACCATTAATGACAGGTCCCCTAAATGATTAG